The Homalodisca vitripennis isolate AUS2020 chromosome 7, UT_GWSS_2.1, whole genome shotgun sequence DNA segment GTTTCACCAACATTGGACCTCCTGCAGGCAACTTCAGGCCTCAGTTAACAGCTAGCAACTATGGATGCCAGCTCCACCGAATGTTCCCTCTGTCAATTTCACCAACTTGGGACCTCCTGCAGGCAACTTCAGGCCACAGTGAACGGCTAGCAACTAGGGATGGCTCCACCGAATGTTTCCTCTGTCAGTTTCACCAACTTGGGACCTCCTGCAGGCAACTTCAGGCCTCAGTTAACAGCTAGCAACTAGGGATGGCTCCATTGAATTCCCTCTGTCAGTTCCACCAACTTGGGACCTCCTGCAGGCAACTTCAGGCCTCAGTTAACAGCTAGCAACTAGGGATGGCTCCACCGAATTCCCTCTGTCAGTTTCACCAACTTGGGACCTCCTGCAGGCAACTTCAGGCCTCAGTTAACAGCTAGCAACTAAGGACGGCTCCACCGAATTCCCTCTGTCAGTTCCACCAACTTGGGACCTCCTGCAGGCAACTTCAGGCCTCAGTTAACAGCTAGCAACTAGGGATGGCTCCACCGAATTCCCTCTGTCAGTTCCACCAACTTGGGACCTCCTGCAGGCAACTTCAGGCCTCAGTTAACAGCTAGCAACTAGGGATGGCTCCACCAAATTCCCTCTGTCAGTTTCACCAACTTGGGACCTCCTGCAGGCAACTTCAGGCCTCAGTTAACAGCTAGCAACTAAGGATGCCAGCTCCACCCAATGTTCCCTCTGCCAGTTTCACCAACTAGGGCCTGCAACAGCAACTTCAACCAACAGTGAATGGCTAGCAACTAGGGATGCCAGCTTCACCCAATATTCCATCTGCCAGTTTCACCAACTAGGGTCTGCTACAGCAACTTCAACCAACAGTGAATGGCTAGCAACTAGGGATGCCAGCTCCACCCAATATTCCATCTGCCAGTTTCACCAACTAGGGTCTGCTACAGCAACTTCAACCAACAGTGAATGGCTAGCAACTAGGGATGCCAGCTTCACCCAATATTCCATCTGCCAGTTTCACCAACTAGGGTCTGCTACAGCAACTTCAACCAACAGTGAATGGCTAGCAACTAGGGATGCCAGCTCCACCCAATATTCCATCTGCCAGTTTCACCAACTAGGGTCTGCTACAGCAACTTCAACCAACAGTGAATGGCTAGCAACTAGGGATGCCAGCTTCACCCAATATTCCATCTGCCAGTTTCACCAACTTGGGGCCTCCTACAGCAACTTAGCCTACAGCAACGGCTAGCAACTAGGGATACCAGTTTCACTCAATATTTCCTCTGCCTGTTCCACCAACTTGGGGCCTTTGCAGGTCTCTaggaatgttttcatttttaacttgACTGATCAgttatatttaatctatttttttcatatacagataatataatagtaatattttgaaatatcaataaCACTTATGGGagaatttgtattgtaaaagtgCCACAATAATCAAAAATTAGATAAGGCTTTAAAACCTAACTATGATTCAAAATTTGGTCCAACATTGTCTCTGTACATATTTGCATAATTTCTACACTATCATCAGAGGTATGCAAAGTCTACATTGTATGTATGTACGTGTGAGACACACAAATACGTGAATGGTTTCAATTACGTTTTAAcacaaaagtgttttattttttaatcaaaattaaatatgaattacaGGAGGATTGTTATTCAACTAGGGCTCATGCAATGTTTAAGCATTTAATTAAtatgctacaattttttttaaggagaagccgatccttttaagctttattctgcccATCCTGATGGCCCAatggcctgtacgaggatcttatcaaacagaataagggggagagtcaatacagttcAAGATCAATGgttctgataaaaagtgcaagagGCACAGACAgaattcgaacctgcgctatctcaaactcaaagtccaacgtcttagaccactcggcgaTTGGCACTCCCAATTGGTGAAAATCTAATCAAAATTGTTGAAGCCATAAAGCAAAATGTTGTGTTGGGAAAAAACcaaagtttttcataaaaaatagaatttaaaaaatcattttgaaaactTGAATTTGTAGAGGTTTGcaatttgtaacattttcttatgtAATCCAATCAAccaaaacaattgaaaaataaccaaaattgtgCTCTTAAAACTTGacatccaaataaaaaataattgaatcacaaaaagtgagggctctgtagTGTAGTGATAACATGTTTACCCGACAATTGAGAGATTCAGGTTCATGGCGGAGCAGGTACTTTAAAAATGTGAATCGATCTGTATTTAAATCAGATTagactattgttatttatacgaattcaatgcaaaatttcagaaATGGATTTCTCATATAGTGTAAAGGGAGGAAAgttattatcattatattataatgaatttacattacattattattataaggcCCGGAAATGCATGTTTACAGAGTTATTCAAGTTTTCAATTAAGTTCACTGTAACTTTGTAATGGCAGCTAGAACGTTCAAGATTATTTATGGTACTGTACAGACCTATAAACaattaatagaatttttgtaatacataatataataatcgttattatttatgtttgagATCAAAATAGAGTTAGTTTCattttattgagtttaaaattaatagtattatttgaTTGTGATTATGGATGGTTTTGattagaaaattg contains these protein-coding regions:
- the LOC124366883 gene encoding uncharacterized protein LOC124366883, yielding MAPPNVSSVSFTNIGPPAGNFRPQLTASNYGCQLHRMFPLSISPTWDLLQATSGHSERLATRDGSTECFLSTKDASSTQCSLCQFHQLGPATATSTNSEWLATRDASFTQYSICQFHQLGSATATSTNSEWLATRDASSTQYSICQFHQLGSATATSTNSEWLATRDASFTQYSICQFHQLGSATATSTNSEWLATRDASSTQYSICQFHQLGSATATSTNSEWLATRDASFTQYSICQFHQLGASYSNLAYSNG